From Elaeis guineensis isolate ETL-2024a chromosome 16, EG11, whole genome shotgun sequence, a single genomic window includes:
- the LOC105059383 gene encoding putative invertase inhibitor has product MRPSMLCSLLIFFLVLQTSLSASPIIEKACGKIAKGYVGYKFCVQALEADPKSGSANIRGLASISVKLSIANATSTVSKIRELLKKASDPTIKNSLQACSYLYTNAKASLKWSEHFIASKNFTAAKAEIHAAVFVGTFCEEAFTASPLTKENDNFGKLTLLATAIINSLA; this is encoded by the coding sequence ATGAGGCCCTCTATGCTTTGCAGtctcctcatcttctttctcgTTCTCCAAACCTCACTTTCCGCATCGCCCATAATAGAAAAAGCCTGTGGTAAAATTGCTAAGGGTTACGTAGGCTACAAATTTTGTGTCCAAGCCCTTGAGGCCGATCCTAAAAGTGGATCTGCTAATATCCGTGGACTTGCAAGCATTTCTGTGAAGCTATCCATAGCCAATGCGACGAGCACTGTGTCCAAAATAAGGGAGCTCTTGAAGAAAGCTTCAGATCCAACCATCAAGAACTCCTTGCAGGCTTGCTCATATCTCTACACAAATGCCAAAGCATCTCTCAAATGGTCAGAACATTTCATCGCATCGAAGAACTTTACTGCAGCTAAAGCCGAGATTCATGCTGCTGTCTTCGTTGGAACATTTTGTGAAGAAGCATTTACTGCATCACCCCTGACTAAAGAGAACGACAACTTCGGAAAACTGACACTGTTGGCAACAGCCATCATCAATTCCTTGGCAtaa